Within Cercospora beticola chromosome 6, complete sequence, the genomic segment CACTGTACAATTCATCTACTCCATGGCCGTGCTGGTCGGCGAACCTGTGCAGCTCTTCCCGGCCGTCCGTATCATCGAACAGTGGCTCTTCGGCGACAAGGCTTCCGGAAAGAAGTCCAAGGGTGTCAAATGGTGGAAGAACCTCCTCCGCACCTCCATGATGCTGTTCTGTGGCCTCGTCGCTATCTTCGGCGCGGGAGATCTGGACAAATTCGTTTCGCTGATTGGCGCTTTTGCGTGTGTACCACTGGTGTACATCTACCCACCACTTCTGCATTTGCGGGGAATGGCGGAGAAGAGATCGGAGAAGATCTTTGACATCTCTCTGATCACACTTGGCTTGTTTGCATTTACCTTCACGACGGTCATGACACTCAAGCAATGGGTCGAGGGCTCGTTGTAGAAGAGAAAAGTTCAACACGTGGAGAATTCGCCACTTCAACACATGTGTGATGTATTATGAGATTATAAGATATTCTAGATTAGCGTGCGCATGAAATGGAACGACTGTGTATATGATCTTTCTCCTTAAGTTCCGTCTCGGCATTCGTACGTGAATGGAAAGCACACGCCTTCTGCGGAACCGCACGTGCAAGCCCCACATCCGTCCAGACCACctctcgtcttcctccgcgATGAtcactcatcctcctctcgaCTGCACTTCTTGACAACATTCAGACTGAAGCACTTGCTTCGCCGCAATAATGTCTTCCAAGGTCATCAGCATCACCTCAACAGGTCACTTCAAGCAGACCACCGCGTCCTCGACCTATACCGTGGTTGACTTCTACGCGTAAGTCGATATTCATGCGCCTCGCGGGCAACTATGCGCTCGCGGTTCCACGCGGGATCAGAGCTCCTCGCTGACCTcttattctacctatagcGACTGGTGCGGTCCCTGCAAAGTCATCTCTCCCGTCTTCGAacagctcgccgccgccgaatCGAAACCCGGCCgaatcgtcttcgccaaagtCAATGTCGACAATCAGCGCGATGTCGCGTCGATCTATGGGATATCAGCGTACGTGTAGCGCATCTCGAGGAGGAAACACATCAAGTAGCAAGAGAAGAACATCTAGCTGACATGGAGAACAAACAGCATGCCAACCTTCCTAGTCCTCAAAGGCAGTAAAGTTGTCGAAACCGTCCGCGGCGCAAACCCCACCGCCCTCCGCTCCGCTATCCTCTCCGCTGCCGCTGATGCCGCCAAAGGCGCCGCGAAAGCTTCACAACTCTTCTCTGGAAAAGGCCAGACGCTTGGTGGTGCAGGGAGcgcttcctcttccgctTCAGCTTCGTCAGTCGGAGCGAATTTGACCGCCAGTCTACCGAATATTGGACAGGCTTTCAGCGCGCCGGGAGCTTTCGCGCAAGGAAGGGGGTTTCCTGCGATGATTGTGAGGTTTTTGGGATTGTACTTTTCGACGCTGTTTAGCTTTGATCCGGCGAGGACGGCGGAGGAGAGTCCGTTTGCGGTTAAGAAGGGGAGTGTGAGGGCTCGTTGAGCGGAGAGGAAGACGCATGGGTGGACACGAACTATGGGATACGGCGTTGAAGGCGTTTCAAGAGCGGCGGAGATGATACCACAGGTTTT encodes:
- a CDS encoding uncharacterized protein (antiSMASH:Cluster_3), producing MSSKVISITSTGHFKQTTASSTYTVVDFYADWCGPCKVISPVFEQLAAAESKPGRIVFAKVNVDNQRDVASIYGISAMPTFLVLKGSKVVETVRGANPTALRSAILSAAADAAKGAAKASQLFSGKGQTLGGAGSASSSASASSVGANLTASLPNIGQAFSAPGAFAQGRGFPAMIVRFLGLYFSTLFSFDPARTAEESPFAVKKGSVRAR